The following proteins come from a genomic window of Geomonas sp. RF6:
- a CDS encoding Crp/Fnr family transcriptional regulator, whose translation MATKRKDGTEEFSSSHTRLLKSISPFSCLDSREFEELLHLIIDKRFHKNQVVLLEEETTRYMYIVYSGRVRVVHQGTEGSERILAVHKRGDVFGEMALLDGKTAPATVIAMEECEIGLLSRNDFQKYLLKNEKVLRQLIDLLCRRLRDSLLVLKAITLTDAEQRVRSILNHLSLLHGVRDDRGVVIALRLTHRELAAYASVSRETVTRLLHRMAQQGDLEMLENRNILLKPGFADKVDLL comes from the coding sequence TTGGCTACCAAGCGCAAAGACGGCACCGAGGAGTTCTCCAGCAGCCACACGAGGCTGCTCAAGTCCATCTCACCTTTTTCCTGTCTCGATTCCCGGGAATTCGAAGAGTTACTGCACCTGATCATCGACAAACGCTTCCACAAGAACCAGGTTGTCCTTCTTGAGGAAGAGACGACCCGCTACATGTACATCGTCTACAGCGGCAGGGTCAGGGTCGTGCATCAGGGGACCGAGGGGAGCGAGCGGATCCTCGCGGTACACAAGCGCGGGGACGTCTTCGGGGAGATGGCGCTGCTGGACGGCAAGACCGCTCCCGCGACGGTCATCGCCATGGAAGAGTGCGAGATCGGTCTCCTTTCCCGCAACGATTTCCAGAAATACCTCTTGAAAAACGAGAAGGTTTTGCGTCAGCTGATCGATCTCCTCTGCCGGCGCCTGCGCGACTCTTTGCTGGTGCTGAAGGCGATCACCCTCACCGACGCGGAGCAGCGGGTCCGCTCCATCCTCAACCACTTGAGTCTTCTGCACGGGGTGCGGGACGACCGCGGCGTCGTCATTGCGCTGCGCCTCACTCACAGAGAGCTCGCGGCGTACGCATCGGTTTCGCGAGAAACAGTCACTCGACTGCTGCACAGGATGGCACAGCAGGGTGACCTCGAGATGCTGGAAAACAGAAACATCCTTCTGAAACCGGGCTTCGCCGACAAGGTGGATCTACTCTGA
- a CDS encoding thioredoxin domain-containing protein: protein MESEMKRRYPPLPGTEGTPAPPAEELEALRLKRGEAYEPRTRHLMEDGWARYTNRLFLEKSPYLLQHAHNPVNWFPWGDEPFELARQLNRPVLVSIGYATCHWCHVMEEESFESEEIASYLNQEFIAIKIDREERPDLDSIYMNALHAMGHQGGWPLNVFLTPDRKPFYGGTYFPPRNHTRGIGFLSLLKLLKDAYLREPGQVEEAGRQLTEAVGRILAPPQGEGVPSPALLASTMKHYKETFDPVHGSQRGAPKFPSTLPVRLLFRQYLASGDRELLEMATHTLRRMGAGGIYDQVGGGFHRYATDEGWLIPHFEKMLYDNALLAVAYLEGYQLSGDEEFARVSREILRYLQRDLASPEGAFYCATDADSPTPGGKREEGYFFTWTREELLRILGREEADLFSASFGVTERGNFEGRSILHLPKPLPEVAAQVGKREEELRRTLTEGKEVLYQERNRRPRPLRDEKILLSWNGLALSAFARGGFVLDDDDSLAQARRTASFLLERLTLRGRMTHSYQEGEPRGDAFLDDYAFFVAGLIDLFQSTGEAVWLRHALELEKVVHDDFADSSGGFFLTGKDHEKLIAREKPAYDGAVPSGNAVMTMNLLRLAALTGDESLQKKGEAALAAFSPIMAGSPAAATEMLLALDFHHREKAQLVVVAPAGNRRAAKPLLDEVRRAFLPDTVLISVTEGEELEDLAKLAPLVAGKQAEGERPVAYLCRTGRCLAPTVDPRNLAAQLRGGGGSSPLAQR, encoded by the coding sequence ATGGAAAGTGAAATGAAAAGGCGCTACCCTCCCCTGCCAGGGACAGAGGGGACACCCGCCCCTCCGGCCGAGGAATTGGAGGCGCTGCGCCTGAAGCGCGGCGAAGCGTACGAGCCGCGGACCAGACACCTCATGGAGGACGGCTGGGCACGATACACAAACAGGCTCTTCCTGGAGAAGAGTCCCTATCTTTTGCAGCACGCGCACAACCCGGTGAACTGGTTCCCGTGGGGGGACGAGCCGTTCGAGCTGGCGCGGCAGCTGAACCGTCCGGTACTGGTGAGCATCGGGTACGCGACCTGCCACTGGTGCCACGTCATGGAGGAGGAGTCGTTCGAGAGCGAGGAGATCGCGAGCTACCTGAACCAGGAGTTCATCGCGATCAAGATCGACCGGGAGGAGCGTCCGGACCTCGACTCCATCTACATGAACGCCCTCCACGCCATGGGGCACCAGGGGGGGTGGCCCCTGAACGTCTTTCTCACCCCCGACCGGAAGCCTTTCTACGGCGGGACCTACTTCCCCCCGAGGAACCATACCCGCGGCATCGGCTTCCTCTCTCTGCTGAAGCTCCTGAAGGATGCATACCTGCGCGAACCGGGGCAGGTGGAGGAGGCGGGGCGGCAGCTCACCGAGGCGGTGGGACGTATCCTCGCTCCTCCCCAAGGGGAAGGAGTCCCCTCCCCTGCACTGCTGGCGAGCACGATGAAGCACTACAAGGAGACCTTCGACCCGGTGCACGGCAGCCAGCGCGGCGCGCCGAAGTTCCCGAGCACTCTGCCGGTGCGGCTTCTCTTTCGCCAGTATCTGGCGAGCGGAGACCGAGAACTCCTGGAGATGGCGACCCACACGCTGCGCCGGATGGGCGCCGGGGGGATCTACGACCAGGTCGGAGGAGGGTTCCACCGCTACGCCACCGACGAGGGTTGGCTAATCCCCCACTTCGAGAAGATGCTTTACGACAACGCCCTTTTAGCCGTCGCCTACCTGGAGGGGTACCAGCTGAGCGGCGACGAGGAATTTGCACGCGTCTCACGGGAGATCCTGCGCTACCTGCAGCGCGACCTCGCCTCCCCCGAAGGGGCCTTCTACTGCGCCACCGATGCGGACAGCCCGACTCCCGGCGGCAAGAGGGAAGAGGGGTATTTCTTCACCTGGACGAGGGAGGAGTTGCTGCGGATCCTCGGGCGCGAGGAGGCGGATCTTTTCAGCGCCTCCTTCGGTGTGACTGAGAGGGGAAACTTCGAGGGGCGCTCTATCCTGCACCTCCCGAAGCCGCTGCCAGAGGTCGCGGCGCAGGTGGGGAAGAGGGAGGAGGAGTTGCGCCGCACCCTCACGGAGGGGAAGGAAGTCCTCTACCAGGAGCGAAACCGCCGTCCGCGGCCGCTGCGCGATGAAAAGATTCTCCTTTCCTGGAACGGGCTCGCCCTCTCCGCATTTGCCCGGGGGGGATTCGTGCTCGACGATGACGACTCCCTCGCCCAGGCACGCCGCACCGCTTCCTTTCTCCTCGAGCGGCTGACTCTCCGCGGCAGGATGACCCACAGCTACCAGGAAGGGGAGCCGAGGGGAGACGCCTTCCTCGACGATTACGCCTTCTTCGTCGCCGGCCTCATCGATCTCTTCCAGAGTACCGGCGAGGCGGTCTGGCTGAGGCACGCCCTGGAGCTGGAAAAGGTTGTCCATGACGATTTCGCGGACAGCTCCGGCGGATTCTTTCTGACCGGAAAGGATCACGAGAAGCTCATCGCCCGGGAGAAGCCCGCCTACGACGGCGCGGTTCCCTCCGGAAACGCGGTGATGACCATGAACCTCCTGAGGCTTGCCGCCCTCACTGGGGATGAGTCGTTGCAGAAAAAGGGGGAGGCGGCGCTCGCCGCATTCTCCCCGATCATGGCAGGGAGCCCCGCGGCGGCCACGGAGATGCTCCTGGCCCTCGACTTCCACCACAGGGAAAAAGCTCAGCTGGTGGTGGTAGCCCCTGCAGGGAACCGGCGCGCGGCAAAGCCGCTGCTGGACGAAGTGCGGCGAGCATTCCTTCCCGACACGGTCCTCATTTCGGTGACCGAAGGGGAAGAGCTGGAGGATCTGGCAAAACTCGCCCCCCTGGTGGCCGGGAAACAGGCGGAGGGGGAGCGTCCCGTCGCCTATCTCTGCCGTACCGGCCGCTGCCTCGCGCCGACCGTCGACCCCCGAAACCTTGCGGCACAACTCCGTGGCGGAGGGGGCTCCTCCCCCCTTGCGCAAAGGTAA
- a CDS encoding response regulator yields MGERCTVLVIDDDSLVRMTLVAYLEDSGYTVIEAADGEEGVELFRKLLPDVVLTDLRMPKLDGFGVIAALQTLSPKTPVVAITGTGDPAAATEALRLGARGFLTKPIIDFNELEASIERALAAAGQ; encoded by the coding sequence ATGGGAGAGCGCTGTACCGTCCTTGTCATTGACGACGATTCCCTCGTTCGGATGACGCTGGTGGCGTACCTTGAAGATAGCGGCTACACGGTCATCGAGGCCGCCGACGGTGAAGAGGGTGTCGAGCTCTTCCGCAAGCTCCTTCCGGACGTCGTCCTCACGGACCTGAGGATGCCGAAGCTCGACGGCTTCGGCGTCATCGCTGCCCTGCAGACCCTCAGTCCAAAGACCCCCGTCGTGGCGATCACCGGCACCGGCGACCCCGCCGCGGCGACGGAGGCTCTCCGTCTCGGGGCACGCGGCTTCCTCACAAAGCCGATCATCGACTTCAACGAGCTTGAGGCGTCCATCGAGCGCGCCCTCGCCGCTGCCGGGCAGTAG
- a CDS encoding sugar transferase, with protein MSPNALKKQSWFRQLLSKSASAPVLFQPENGLYPEPYFRKKLVQERKRAERSNKPLIVMLVDATKVQDSEAVEDAENPAHFLAQVLNATVRDTDICGQMDGDRVTGVILTEVEPEMVEKAKEAVTRKIRERLVALLPPEVVERIVISFRTFPESEGGKGVNDVTWYPDAAETGSRGWDIAKRSMDVLGSIVGLILFSPFFITVPILIKLTSKGPVFFRQERVGRNGKPFQLLKFRSMYLNNDDLMHRKFVESLIRDKSSGASSGAVTVYKIQGDPRVTPLGRFLRKYSIDEFPQFFNVLKGEMSLVGPRPPILYEVENYFPWQRRRVMGRKPGITGLWQVTGRSTTSFDEMVRLDLRYIKGWSVLVDVKILLKTPVAVIRCKGAY; from the coding sequence ATGTCACCGAACGCGTTGAAGAAACAATCCTGGTTCAGACAGCTTCTTTCGAAGAGTGCTTCTGCTCCAGTTTTATTCCAGCCGGAGAACGGACTTTATCCTGAACCGTATTTCAGAAAGAAGCTCGTCCAGGAGAGAAAGAGAGCGGAACGCTCCAACAAGCCGCTCATCGTGATGCTCGTCGATGCAACGAAGGTGCAGGATTCCGAAGCCGTGGAAGACGCCGAAAACCCGGCCCACTTCCTGGCGCAGGTACTGAACGCCACGGTCAGGGACACCGACATATGCGGCCAGATGGACGGCGACCGTGTCACCGGGGTCATCCTCACGGAGGTTGAGCCGGAGATGGTGGAGAAGGCAAAGGAGGCGGTCACGAGGAAGATCAGGGAGCGGCTGGTGGCCCTTCTTCCCCCCGAGGTCGTCGAACGGATCGTCATCTCCTTCAGGACCTTCCCGGAGAGCGAAGGGGGCAAAGGGGTAAACGATGTGACGTGGTACCCCGATGCCGCGGAGACGGGGAGCCGGGGGTGGGACATCGCGAAGCGCTCCATGGACGTGCTCGGCAGCATCGTCGGCCTTATCCTCTTCTCCCCCTTTTTCATCACCGTTCCGATCCTCATAAAGCTCACCTCGAAGGGGCCCGTCTTTTTCCGGCAGGAAAGGGTCGGCCGCAACGGGAAGCCCTTCCAGCTCCTCAAGTTCCGCTCGATGTATCTCAACAACGACGACCTCATGCACCGGAAATTCGTGGAGTCCCTCATACGGGACAAGTCCTCCGGGGCTTCCTCCGGCGCCGTCACCGTGTACAAGATCCAGGGCGACCCGCGCGTGACCCCGCTCGGGAGGTTCCTGCGCAAGTACAGCATCGACGAGTTCCCGCAGTTCTTCAACGTGCTGAAGGGGGAGATGTCCCTCGTCGGCCCGCGCCCCCCCATATTGTACGAGGTGGAGAACTACTTCCCCTGGCAGCGCAGGCGGGTCATGGGGAGGAAACCGGGGATCACCGGGCTTTGGCAAGTTACCGGCAGGAGCACGACGAGCTTTGACGAGATGGTGCGGCTGGACCTGCGCTACATAAAGGGATGGTCGGTCCTGGTCGATGTGAAGATTCTCCTGAAGACCCCGGTGGCGGTGATCCGCTGCAAAGGGGCGTACTGA
- a CDS encoding nucleoside 2-deoxyribosyltransferase, whose product MKRMYLASPLGFSPENAPYLNRIKVKVASQGFEIFDPWEQKHFASKISAALSEPDFAARIAAFREISSRIGSCNEAGIRGADVVLAVLDGAEVDSGTASEIGFGCALGKKCYGLRTDLRDSGDFAGIPVNLQVLHFIERSGGKLFRQIDDISIPF is encoded by the coding sequence ATGAAGAGGATGTACCTTGCGTCGCCACTTGGATTCTCCCCCGAAAACGCGCCATACCTGAACCGCATAAAGGTAAAGGTGGCGAGCCAGGGGTTCGAGATCTTCGATCCGTGGGAACAGAAGCACTTCGCATCAAAAATTTCGGCGGCTCTGAGCGAGCCTGACTTCGCAGCACGGATCGCCGCCTTCAGGGAAATCTCCTCCAGGATCGGCTCGTGCAACGAGGCGGGGATCAGGGGGGCTGACGTCGTCCTCGCGGTTCTTGACGGCGCGGAAGTGGACTCCGGCACCGCGAGCGAGATCGGCTTCGGCTGCGCCCTCGGGAAAAAATGCTACGGGCTGCGCACCGACCTGCGCGACTCCGGAGATTTCGCCGGCATCCCGGTGAACCTGCAGGTGCTGCACTTTATCGAGCGAAGCGGCGGGAAGCTCTTCCGCCAGATAGATGATATTTCCATACCGTTCTGA